The following coding sequences lie in one Polluticoccus soli genomic window:
- a CDS encoding NADH-quinone oxidoreductase subunit J, with protein MSIYEVLFWFLTVVALSCALGVILSRNPVNSVLFLILTFFAISGHYILMNAQFLAIVNIIVYAGAIMVLFLFVIMLMNLNADTEPQKNRLVQLAGVISGGVLFLVVLAALKSSSRGELEQTSTDIGLIKNLGKTLFTQFVLPFEISSVLFLSAMIGAIVIGKKEEASTNN; from the coding sequence ATGAGCATTTACGAAGTATTATTCTGGTTTCTTACAGTTGTTGCCCTAAGCTGTGCACTTGGCGTAATCCTCAGCCGCAACCCTGTGAACAGCGTACTGTTCCTGATCCTGACATTCTTTGCCATTTCCGGCCATTATATATTAATGAACGCACAGTTCCTGGCTATCGTAAACATTATCGTTTACGCGGGCGCTATCATGGTACTGTTCCTGTTCGTTATCATGTTGATGAATCTGAATGCAGACACCGAACCGCAGAAAAACAGGTTGGTACAGCTGGCTGGCGTTATTTCGGGCGGCGTGCTGTTCCTGGTAGTATTGGCTGCGCTGAAATCGTCCTCACGCGGTGAACTGGAGCAAACATCAACTGATATCGGATTGATCAAAAACCTTGGCAAAACGCTGTTTACCCAGTTTGTGCTGCCATTTGAAATAAGCAGCGTCCTTTTCCTGAGTGCAATGATAGGTGCGATAGTGATTGGTAAAAAAGAAGAGGCCAGCACTAATAACTAA
- the nuoK gene encoding NADH-quinone oxidoreductase subunit NuoK, protein MPIQYYLFLSMALFCIGIMGTLMRRNAIIIFMCIEMMLNAVNLLLVAFSKMYGDSSAQIFVFFNMVVAAAEVAVGLAIIVMMYRKVHSVDINILNRLKH, encoded by the coding sequence ATGCCGATACAATACTATTTGTTTTTAAGCATGGCGTTGTTTTGCATTGGTATCATGGGTACCTTGATGCGCCGCAATGCTATTATCATTTTCATGTGCATCGAGATGATGCTGAATGCAGTGAACCTGCTGCTGGTTGCATTTTCTAAAATGTACGGCGATTCCTCAGCACAGATCTTCGTATTCTTCAACATGGTGGTGGCTGCTGCCGAAGTTGCGGTGGGCCTGGCAATCATCGTGATGATGTACAGGAAAGTGCATTCAGTAGACATTAATATTCTGAACAGATTAAAACACTAA
- the nuoE gene encoding complex I 24 kDa subunit family protein, whose product MNKLDQQKVNEIIARYPDGKQKSALIPLLHMAQDANNGWLDVPVMDYVAELLNILPIEVYEVASFYTMYNLKPVGKYVFEVCRTGPCMLNGSDDIIAYIKEKLSIGEGETTTDGLFTLKPAECLGACGYAPMMQLGKYYKEHLTKEKVDQIIDECRKSAALNN is encoded by the coding sequence ATGAACAAACTGGATCAGCAAAAAGTAAATGAGATCATCGCCCGCTACCCTGATGGAAAGCAAAAAAGTGCGTTGATCCCTTTGCTTCACATGGCGCAGGATGCTAACAACGGCTGGCTGGATGTGCCGGTAATGGATTATGTGGCAGAATTGCTTAACATACTACCTATTGAGGTGTACGAAGTAGCCAGCTTCTATACCATGTACAACCTGAAGCCCGTAGGCAAATACGTTTTTGAAGTTTGTCGTACAGGGCCCTGTATGCTGAATGGCAGCGATGATATAATCGCATACATTAAAGAAAAACTGAGCATCGGTGAAGGAGAGACAACAACCGACGGCCTGTTTACACTGAAGCCGGCAGAATGCTTGGGTGCATGCGGATATGCACCTATGATGCAGCTTGGCAAATACTATAAAGAACACCTCACCAAAGAAAAAGTTGACCAGATAATTGATGAATGCCGGAAAAGCGCAGCCTTAAATAACTAG
- the nuoF gene encoding NADH-quinone oxidoreductase subunit NuoF, whose translation MKLLLEHADKEGIRYYEAYRKHGGYRSVEKAFKMTPDEIVEEVKKSGLRGRGGAGFPTGMKWSFLAKPEGVPRHLVCNADESEPGTFKDRYLMEFLPHLLIEGLIVSSFALGSHATYIYIRGEYAWIVDILEEAIGEAKANGFLGKNILGSGFDCEIYVQRGAGAYICGEETALIESLEGKRGNPRIKPPFPAVQGVWMRPTVVNNVETLAAVVPIINMGGDEYAKIGVGRSTGTKLISACGNINKPGIYEIDMTQSVEEFIFSDEYCGGIPKGKRLKACIPGGSSVPILPANLLLKTAKGETRTMSYESLADGGFATGTMMGSGGFIVMDEDQCVVRHTMSLAHFYNHESCGQCSPCREGTGWMYKILKNLEYGKGKMSDIDLLWDIQRKIEGNTICPLGDAAAWPVAAAIRHFRDEFEWHVLNPDEAQRRNYGLAHYADPIHVPASA comes from the coding sequence ATGAAACTTTTATTAGAGCACGCAGATAAAGAAGGTATTCGTTATTACGAAGCCTACCGCAAACACGGTGGTTACCGTTCTGTGGAGAAGGCCTTTAAAATGACACCCGATGAGATCGTTGAAGAAGTAAAGAAAAGCGGTCTTCGTGGTCGCGGTGGTGCGGGTTTCCCTACAGGTATGAAATGGAGCTTCCTGGCCAAACCGGAAGGAGTTCCCCGTCACCTGGTCTGTAATGCGGATGAATCAGAGCCCGGTACTTTCAAAGATCGCTATCTGATGGAGTTCCTTCCGCACCTGCTGATCGAAGGCTTGATCGTGAGCAGCTTTGCCCTGGGTAGCCACGCTACCTATATATATATACGTGGAGAGTACGCCTGGATCGTGGACATCCTGGAAGAAGCTATCGGCGAAGCAAAAGCTAATGGCTTTCTTGGAAAGAACATCCTTGGCTCAGGTTTCGATTGCGAAATATATGTACAGCGTGGTGCTGGTGCCTACATCTGTGGTGAAGAAACTGCTCTTATAGAAAGCCTGGAAGGTAAACGAGGTAACCCCCGTATCAAACCACCATTCCCGGCGGTTCAAGGTGTATGGATGCGCCCTACTGTGGTAAATAATGTTGAAACACTTGCGGCGGTGGTACCCATCATCAATATGGGCGGCGACGAATATGCTAAAATAGGTGTCGGTAGATCAACAGGTACTAAACTGATCTCTGCTTGCGGCAACATCAACAAGCCGGGTATCTACGAGATCGACATGACTCAATCAGTTGAAGAATTCATCTTCTCTGATGAATACTGCGGCGGCATCCCTAAAGGTAAACGCCTGAAAGCGTGCATACCGGGCGGTTCATCAGTACCCATATTACCGGCGAATCTACTTCTGAAAACAGCTAAAGGCGAAACGCGTACCATGAGTTACGAGAGCCTGGCCGACGGAGGGTTCGCAACTGGTACCATGATGGGTTCAGGCGGCTTTATTGTAATGGACGAAGACCAGTGCGTGGTGCGTCACACTATGTCTCTGGCGCATTTCTACAACCACGAAAGTTGCGGTCAGTGCAGCCCTTGCCGTGAAGGTACCGGCTGGATGTATAAAATACTGAAGAACCTCGAATACGGAAAAGGAAAGATGAGCGACATCGACCTGCTGTGGGATATCCAGCGTAAGATAGAAGGTAACACCATCTGTCCGTTGGGCGACGCAGCAGCATGGCCGGTAGCCGCTGCCATCCGCCACTTCCGCGATGAATTTGAATGGCACGTGCTAAATCCCGATGAAGCGCAAAGAAGGAACTATGGCCTGGCACATTATGCTGACCCTATCCATGTTCCTGCATCAGCTTAA
- a CDS encoding 2Fe-2S iron-sulfur cluster-binding protein, producing MSETPKLKVTIDNITVEVPAGTSILNAARLIGGDVTPPAMCYYSKLEGSGGKCRTCLVEVSKGSEKDPRPMPKLVASCRTTVMDGMEVKSITSEKVLDARKGVVEFLLLNHPLDCPVCDQAGECDLQDLSYEHGSAGTRYEFNRRTFDKEDIGDKIQLHMTRCILCYRCVFTAEQLTQRREHGILDRGDKSEISTLLGKSLDNEFIGNVIDVCPVGALTDKTFRFKNRVWFTKAVDAHRDCPTCSGKVRLWMRGDEVYRVTARKDEWNEVEDWICNTCRFDTKEVKDWVIEGPTKVSRQSVISQNHYVNAKKPQNVLPEVIGKDPKLLMDIHRVSDVNRPEIELSKIDGPAHSDDFEKKDK from the coding sequence ATGTCTGAAACACCAAAACTGAAAGTAACAATTGATAATATAACGGTAGAAGTGCCTGCAGGTACTTCCATCCTGAATGCAGCACGCCTGATAGGCGGCGACGTTACACCGCCTGCTATGTGCTATTACAGCAAGCTTGAAGGCAGCGGTGGTAAATGCCGCACCTGCCTGGTAGAGGTGAGCAAGGGCTCTGAAAAGGACCCACGCCCCATGCCTAAGCTGGTAGCCAGCTGCCGTACTACCGTTATGGATGGCATGGAAGTGAAAAGCATCACTTCTGAAAAAGTGCTGGATGCGCGTAAAGGCGTTGTAGAATTCCTGCTGCTGAACCACCCGCTGGATTGCCCAGTGTGCGACCAGGCCGGCGAGTGCGACCTGCAGGATCTGAGCTACGAACACGGTAGCGCGGGCACCCGTTACGAGTTCAACCGCCGAACATTCGACAAAGAAGATATTGGAGATAAGATACAGTTGCACATGACGCGTTGCATCCTGTGTTACCGTTGCGTATTTACAGCAGAACAACTGACCCAGCGACGCGAACACGGTATCCTGGACCGCGGTGACAAATCTGAGATCAGTACGCTGCTCGGCAAATCACTGGACAACGAGTTTATCGGCAACGTGATAGATGTTTGCCCGGTAGGCGCCCTGACTGATAAGACCTTCCGCTTCAAAAACCGTGTATGGTTTACCAAAGCTGTAGATGCTCATCGCGATTGCCCGACGTGCTCTGGTAAAGTGAGGCTCTGGATGCGTGGCGATGAAGTTTACCGTGTCACGGCCCGCAAAGACGAGTGGAACGAGGTAGAAGACTGGATTTGTAACACCTGCCGCTTTGATACGAAGGAAGTGAAAGATTGGGTGATCGAAGGTCCTACCAAAGTGAGCCGCCAAAGTGTTATATCGCAAAACCACTATGTGAATGCGAAGAAACCACAAAACGTTCTGCCCGAAGTAATTGGCAAAGATCCTAAGTTGCTGATGGACATTCACCGGGTGAGCGATGTGAATAGGCCAGAGATAGAACTATCGAAAATTGACGGCCCTGCCCACTCGGACGACTTCGAAAAGAAAGACAAGTAA
- a CDS encoding NADH-quinone oxidoreductase subunit N, protein MKAIIAATIIGVLLMFAGFLVKDKKSVVTFAIVLFLLLFGVNIWELMEAGDEPQILFNNMLRIDRYSLWFGMLMTGCTVLYALLVHKEVRKVGVHVAEYFALISFILVGVYLLAGYNNLLMLFLGIEIMSIPQYILAGSDKRNLKSSEASLKYFLMGAFSTGILMMGITLLYGATGSFNVTAFTFMQSNMLNPMALAGIMFLLIAFGFKVSAAPMHMWTPDVYDGAPTPFTAYMSTIVKAGAFVGFLRLFAVSFAGLSNHWMMILAIVAAATLLVGNVTAVFQQSVKRMLAYSSIAQAGFMLFAVVAVNATSWQGMTIYAVAYSVATIGVFAVLMKLKDNTYDGFNGLAKREPALAFFTTIFILSLAGIPLTGGFMAKYFVLLAAVENGQLFWLVIFGLLMAAISVYYYFRVIMAMYFKDGNPELSTEVSSTDKVLLGFTCALVIAMGVAPQLFIGSI, encoded by the coding sequence ATGAAAGCAATTATTGCTGCAACGATAATAGGTGTTCTTTTGATGTTCGCGGGCTTCCTGGTAAAGGACAAAAAGTCTGTGGTAACTTTTGCCATCGTTCTCTTCCTGCTGCTGTTTGGCGTGAACATATGGGAACTGATGGAAGCTGGTGATGAACCTCAGATCTTGTTCAATAACATGCTGCGCATCGATCGCTACTCTCTTTGGTTCGGTATGCTGATGACCGGCTGCACTGTATTATATGCACTGTTGGTGCATAAAGAAGTGCGGAAGGTGGGTGTACACGTTGCTGAATACTTTGCTCTTATTTCGTTCATACTGGTTGGGGTCTACCTGTTGGCAGGATATAACAACCTGCTGATGTTGTTCCTCGGCATCGAGATCATGTCTATACCCCAGTACATACTGGCTGGCAGCGACAAACGTAACCTGAAAAGCAGTGAAGCTTCTCTGAAATACTTCCTGATGGGTGCTTTCTCAACAGGCATCCTGATGATGGGTATCACCCTGCTATATGGCGCTACAGGCTCATTCAATGTTACTGCTTTCACTTTCATGCAGTCTAACATGTTGAACCCAATGGCACTGGCAGGTATCATGTTCCTGCTCATCGCGTTTGGCTTCAAGGTTTCTGCAGCACCTATGCACATGTGGACCCCTGACGTTTATGACGGCGCTCCTACTCCGTTTACTGCTTACATGTCTACTATTGTTAAGGCAGGTGCTTTCGTCGGTTTCCTTCGCCTTTTCGCAGTTTCGTTCGCAGGACTCAGCAACCATTGGATGATGATACTTGCTATCGTAGCAGCAGCTACTTTGTTGGTAGGTAACGTCACTGCCGTATTCCAGCAGAGCGTAAAACGTATGCTGGCTTATTCATCTATAGCACAAGCTGGTTTTATGCTGTTTGCTGTAGTAGCAGTTAATGCTACTTCATGGCAGGGTATGACCATTTATGCAGTTGCTTATAGTGTTGCGACTATCGGTGTGTTTGCCGTTCTGATGAAACTGAAAGACAACACTTACGATGGTTTCAACGGCCTGGCTAAGCGCGAACCTGCCCTGGCATTCTTTACGACGATATTCATTCTTTCCCTGGCTGGTATACCACTGACAGGTGGCTTTATGGCTAAGTACTTTGTACTACTAGCTGCTGTAGAAAATGGACAACTGTTCTGGCTGGTAATTTTCGGATTGCTGATGGCAGCGATAAGCGTATACTACTACTTCCGCGTTATCATGGCTATGTACTTCAAGGACGGTAATCCTGAACTGTCTACCGAAGTCAGCAGCACAGATAAAGTCCTGCTGGGCTTTACCTGCGCTCTGGTAATAGCTATGGGTGTTGCCCCACAACTATTTATCGGAAGTATTTAA
- the nuoI gene encoding NADH-quinone oxidoreductase subunit NuoI, whose protein sequence is MKLTNRSVQIDRSPMTFSERIYLPSIAKGLSITLSHIFKKKATVNYPEQKRPFSPVFRGLHVLNRDEEGRERCTACGLCALACPAEAITMEAAERKPGEEHLYREEKYAAKYEINMLRCIFCGYCEEACPKDAVYLSETVMPVSYTRDHFIYKKEDLLIQHPKKQDSGK, encoded by the coding sequence ATGAAACTAACAAATAGATCAGTACAGATAGACCGTAGCCCGATGACTTTCAGCGAGCGGATCTATTTGCCGTCGATCGCTAAAGGCTTGAGCATAACGCTTAGCCACATATTCAAGAAGAAAGCTACCGTAAACTATCCGGAACAAAAGCGTCCGTTCAGCCCGGTTTTCCGTGGCCTGCACGTTTTGAACCGTGATGAAGAAGGACGTGAGCGCTGTACAGCCTGCGGTCTTTGCGCCCTTGCCTGCCCTGCTGAAGCTATTACAATGGAAGCAGCTGAACGCAAACCGGGAGAAGAACATCTGTATCGTGAAGAGAAATATGCTGCGAAGTACGAGATAAACATGCTGCGTTGCATTTTCTGCGGCTACTGCGAAGAAGCTTGTCCGAAAGATGCAGTTTACCTAAGCGAAACAGTTATGCCGGTAAGCTACACCCGCGACCACTTCATTTATAAAAAAGAAGACCTGCTTATTCAGCATCCTAAAAAACAGGATAGCGGCAAATAG
- a CDS encoding nuclear transport factor 2 family protein: MRQLLIIVLLFVCGTVFAQSDTVVLKNTMVAMDQAMLRKDSFYLKMVLHDDLKYGHSNGWIEKKQDVINDLRDGVLDYKRIDSYEPVFTFYGNIACVRTNPDITVVMDGKVLELKLHVLQVWVKTGNRWQLLSRQSTKI, translated from the coding sequence ATGCGCCAACTGCTCATTATAGTTTTGCTCTTTGTTTGCGGAACCGTTTTCGCACAGTCAGATACCGTGGTTTTGAAAAACACCATGGTAGCTATGGATCAGGCCATGCTCCGGAAAGACTCGTTCTATCTTAAAATGGTGCTGCACGATGACCTGAAATATGGACATTCGAATGGCTGGATAGAAAAGAAGCAGGATGTGATCAATGACTTGCGTGACGGAGTTCTGGACTATAAGAGGATAGACTCGTACGAGCCGGTATTTACGTTTTACGGCAATATTGCCTGCGTTAGGACAAATCCTGACATCACAGTAGTAATGGATGGCAAAGTGCTGGAGCTAAAACTGCATGTGTTGCAAGTTTGGGTGAAAACCGGCAATCGTTGGCAATTATTGAGTCGACAGAGTACTAAAATTTAA
- the nuoH gene encoding NADH-quinone oxidoreductase subunit NuoH has translation MLLLQVDTALVLEKIILITVILMGSLGIAMYATWAERKVAAVMQDRRGPNRAGPLGLLQPLADGLKLFFKEEIIPDRSTRFLFILGPCLAMLTATMTSAIIPWGPDYVMDNGHVVSLQVADINIGILFVFGVVSLGVYGVMLGGWASNNKFSLLSSIRAASQAISYELALGISLIALLMLTGTLSLREIVAQQHGFWDNGYFTWNFFKQPLGFLIFLICTFAELNRAPFDLPEAESELNMGYHQEYSSMKLGFYLFAEYINMFISSAILSTLFFGGYNFPFMDQVAAAVHPLLFTLICVGVLLTKVVGFILFFMFVRWTLPRFRYDQLMRIGWTSLIPLALANMLLTGIAILWIFKS, from the coding sequence ATGCTGTTACTGCAAGTTGATACAGCGCTCGTACTGGAGAAGATCATTCTCATTACCGTTATTTTGATGGGCTCACTGGGTATTGCGATGTACGCCACCTGGGCCGAGCGTAAGGTAGCTGCTGTCATGCAGGATCGCCGTGGACCCAACCGCGCGGGCCCGCTGGGTTTGCTGCAACCATTGGCCGATGGTTTGAAACTCTTCTTTAAAGAAGAGATCATCCCAGACCGCTCTACACGTTTCCTGTTTATATTAGGGCCATGCCTGGCTATGCTTACAGCAACTATGACCAGTGCTATCATTCCCTGGGGGCCAGATTATGTAATGGACAACGGACACGTTGTATCATTGCAGGTTGCAGATATTAATATAGGTATCCTCTTTGTGTTTGGTGTAGTGAGCCTTGGTGTCTACGGTGTGATGCTGGGAGGCTGGGCTTCTAACAATAAATTTTCCCTGTTAAGTAGTATCCGCGCTGCATCACAAGCTATCTCTTACGAGCTGGCTCTGGGTATCAGCCTGATCGCCCTGCTGATGCTGACTGGTACACTGTCTCTTAGGGAGATCGTTGCGCAACAGCACGGCTTTTGGGATAACGGCTATTTTACGTGGAACTTCTTCAAGCAACCTCTCGGCTTCCTGATATTCCTGATCTGCACCTTCGCTGAGTTGAACCGCGCTCCTTTCGATCTTCCGGAAGCAGAAAGCGAACTAAACATGGGTTACCACCAGGAGTATTCTTCAATGAAGCTTGGTTTCTACCTGTTTGCCGAGTACATTAATATGTTTATCAGCTCGGCTATCTTGTCTACGCTTTTCTTTGGCGGTTATAACTTCCCGTTCATGGACCAGGTAGCAGCAGCGGTTCACCCACTTCTGTTTACGCTTATCTGCGTAGGCGTTCTGTTGACTAAAGTTGTTGGATTTATATTGTTTTTCATGTTCGTTCGCTGGACCCTGCCTCGTTTCAGGTACGACCAGCTGATGCGCATAGGTTGGACTTCGCTGATACCCCTGGCGCTGGCAAACATGCTGCTGACTGGTATTGCGATACTGTGGATATTTAAATCGTAG
- the nuoL gene encoding NADH-quinone oxidoreductase subunit L: MTNLVYLVPLFPLIGFLINGIGWRRIPKTAGGVIGSLAILASFAVSLGIFFEVKNAGTATTVHLFDFIRSGKLIIPFAFQVDALSSLFLLIITGIGFLIHVYSTSYMHEDEGMVKYFAYLNLFVFSMLLLVLGANYLIMFIGWEGVGLCSYLLIGFWFKNRDYTNAAKKAFVMNRIGDLGFLVGMLMVLFHFGTLTYADFFGQLQGASSGDSIYTWIAICFFIGATGKSAQIPLYTWLPDAMAGPTPVSALIHAATMVTAGIYMIARSSALYNLAPFALNLVAYIGLATALLAATIAMRQYDIKKVLAYSTVSQLGFMFLALGVGAYTTAVFHVMTHAFFKALLFLGSGSVIHAMGGEQDIRKMGGLGKHMRITQITFLIGCLAIAGIPGFSGFFSKDEILASAFAHNPVLFYLALAGAMMTAFYMFRLYFLTFTGPFRGTHDQEHHLHESPAAITIPLIVLAILSVVGGYVGLPPVISEHHTFNTYLAPVVSNFNVHHLEHATEWMLMGVSTTLVIVMIIVAYSVTKRPNFIPNTGFAAVLENKWYVDELYDIIIVRPLNGVSNAFNRFVEKAGIDGMVNGVGKTVRWGSDRMRMLQTGQVGFYIFVMVIGITVLFALSFFWNL; the protein is encoded by the coding sequence TTGACTAACTTAGTTTACTTAGTTCCTTTATTCCCCCTTATCGGTTTCCTGATCAATGGTATCGGTTGGAGGAGAATTCCTAAAACTGCTGGTGGCGTTATTGGTAGCCTGGCTATCCTGGCTTCTTTTGCGGTGTCGCTCGGTATTTTCTTCGAAGTAAAAAATGCAGGTACAGCTACTACGGTACACCTGTTCGATTTTATCCGTTCGGGTAAACTGATCATCCCATTTGCCTTCCAGGTAGATGCACTTTCGTCTTTGTTCCTGCTTATTATCACTGGTATTGGTTTCCTGATACACGTGTATTCTACATCTTATATGCACGAAGACGAGGGCATGGTGAAATATTTCGCCTACCTGAACCTGTTCGTGTTCTCAATGCTTTTGCTGGTATTGGGCGCCAACTACCTGATCATGTTCATTGGTTGGGAGGGTGTTGGTCTTTGTTCTTACCTGCTCATTGGCTTCTGGTTCAAGAACCGCGACTACACAAACGCTGCAAAGAAAGCGTTCGTAATGAACCGCATTGGTGACCTTGGTTTCCTGGTGGGTATGCTGATGGTGCTGTTCCACTTCGGCACCCTGACCTACGCTGATTTCTTCGGCCAGCTGCAAGGCGCGTCATCGGGCGACAGCATTTATACGTGGATCGCTATCTGCTTCTTTATCGGCGCTACCGGTAAGAGTGCTCAGATACCTCTGTACACCTGGCTTCCAGACGCAATGGCGGGTCCTACCCCGGTATCGGCCCTGATCCACGCTGCGACGATGGTGACCGCCGGTATCTATATGATCGCTCGCAGTTCAGCACTTTATAACCTCGCTCCTTTCGCTCTTAATCTTGTTGCTTACATCGGCCTGGCTACAGCTTTACTAGCGGCTACCATCGCTATGAGGCAATACGATATCAAAAAAGTACTGGCCTATTCTACTGTTAGCCAGCTTGGCTTTATGTTCCTGGCACTCGGTGTAGGCGCATATACTACCGCGGTATTCCACGTGATGACGCATGCGTTCTTCAAGGCGTTGCTGTTCCTCGGTAGTGGCAGTGTTATTCACGCTATGGGCGGTGAACAAGACATCCGCAAAATGGGTGGCCTGGGTAAACATATGCGAATCACGCAGATCACTTTCCTGATCGGTTGTTTGGCTATCGCAGGTATTCCTGGCTTCTCTGGTTTCTTCTCTAAAGACGAGATCCTGGCTTCGGCATTCGCGCACAACCCCGTGCTGTTCTACCTCGCGCTCGCAGGTGCAATGATGACTGCTTTCTATATGTTCCGCCTGTACTTCCTGACATTTACCGGTCCTTTCCGCGGTACACATGACCAAGAACATCATTTACACGAAAGCCCCGCAGCTATCACAATTCCTTTGATCGTTCTGGCTATCCTATCGGTTGTAGGTGGTTATGTTGGCCTGCCTCCAGTTATTAGCGAACATCATACATTTAATACCTATCTGGCGCCTGTTGTGAGCAATTTCAATGTTCATCACCTGGAACACGCTACTGAATGGATGCTGATGGGTGTTTCGACAACGCTGGTTATTGTTATGATTATCGTGGCATACAGTGTTACCAAACGTCCAAACTTTATTCCGAACACAGGTTTTGCTGCCGTATTGGAAAACAAATGGTATGTAGATGAACTGTACGATATCATCATTGTTCGTCCGCTGAACGGCGTATCGAACGCGTTCAACCGCTTCGTAGAAAAAGCAGGTATTGACGGTATGGTAAACGGTGTTGGTAAAACAGTACGTTGGGGTAGCGACCGTATGCGCATGTTGCAAACAGGCCAGGTTGGTTTCTATATCTTCGTGATGGTTATCGGTATTACGGTATTATTTGCTTTAAGTTTTTTCTGGAATCTGTAG
- a CDS encoding complex I subunit 4 family protein codes for MILIFLIVVPLLAGIFSFAAGNNGKTLALVSSLVTLGIAGYLSAYSCCDTTQWSMEWIPRLGTQLSLMADGMGAMLCLLTAIVMLVVFIVNWNKEVEKPGAFYGLMLLSQAGITGVFLANDALLFYFFWELALIPVYFLCSQWGGERRVPVTFKFFVYTFVGSLMMLAGLIYLSLQTPGADAYSWANIVRAGSSLPAEQQQWVFWLIFIAFAIKMPIFPFHTWQPDTYEQSPTPVTIILSALMVKMGMFATLRWLIPVVPEGVAFWSETVIILSIIGIVYASCLAIVQTDLKRLIAYSSIAHMGLMSAAAFSQTQVGVHGLMVQMFNHGINIAGLWLIVSMVEQRWGTRDMTKLGGMAITAPLMAISLVIISLANIALPLTNGFIGEFMLFNGLFQSASSYSMVFMVIAGLGIILGAVYTLNMVQRTAYGNAVAAVVSKDLTVNEYIGLAIVIALIIVLGVYPAPLLDMTATAASVIVP; via the coding sequence ATGATCTTGATATTTCTCATAGTGGTGCCTTTGCTAGCTGGTATTTTCAGCTTTGCAGCAGGCAATAATGGTAAAACCCTGGCGCTTGTCAGCTCTCTGGTAACATTGGGCATTGCTGGTTATTTAAGTGCTTATAGTTGCTGCGATACTACACAGTGGAGCATGGAATGGATACCAAGGCTGGGAACTCAACTCAGCTTGATGGCAGATGGTATGGGGGCAATGCTGTGTCTGCTAACTGCTATTGTAATGCTGGTAGTATTTATTGTGAATTGGAATAAAGAAGTTGAAAAACCAGGGGCCTTTTACGGACTGATGCTACTTTCACAAGCTGGTATCACTGGTGTTTTCCTGGCAAACGACGCATTATTGTTCTACTTCTTCTGGGAACTGGCCCTGATACCTGTTTACTTCCTCTGCTCTCAATGGGGTGGCGAAAGGCGCGTACCAGTTACCTTTAAGTTCTTTGTTTATACGTTTGTAGGCAGCTTGATGATGCTGGCAGGTTTGATCTACCTGTCGCTCCAAACTCCGGGTGCTGATGCTTATTCATGGGCAAATATCGTACGCGCAGGTTCTTCGTTACCTGCTGAGCAGCAGCAATGGGTGTTCTGGCTCATTTTTATAGCCTTCGCTATCAAAATGCCGATCTTCCCGTTTCACACCTGGCAGCCTGATACTTACGAACAATCTCCAACGCCGGTAACGATCATACTGAGTGCACTGATGGTGAAGATGGGTATGTTCGCAACTCTGCGCTGGCTGATCCCGGTAGTGCCTGAAGGTGTTGCCTTCTGGTCTGAAACAGTTATTATCCTTTCTATCATCGGAATTGTATACGCTTCTTGCCTGGCGATAGTACAAACAGACCTGAAGCGCCTGATAGCTTATTCTTCTATTGCGCACATGGGACTGATGAGTGCCGCTGCATTCTCACAGACGCAGGTAGGTGTTCATGGCCTGATGGTGCAAATGTTCAACCACGGTATTAATATCGCTGGTCTCTGGCTTATTGTAAGCATGGTAGAGCAGCGCTGGGGCACACGCGATATGACCAAATTGGGTGGCATGGCGATCACCGCACCTCTGATGGCAATATCGCTGGTGATCATTTCGCTGGCCAATATCGCCCTGCCACTGACAAACGGATTTATCGGTGAGTTCATGCTTTTCAACGGTTTGTTCCAATCGGCTTCGAGCTATAGCATGGTGTTCATGGTTATTGCAGGTCTGGGTATCATCCTGGGTGCAGTATACACACTGAACATGGTGCAGCGGACAGCGTATGGCAATGCTGTTGCTGCCGTAGTTTCTAAAGATCTGACGGTTAACGAATATATAGGACTGGCCATAGTGATAGCGCTGATCATTGTTCTGGGTGTGTATCCGGCACCATTGCTGGATATGACGGCAACTGCCGCAAGTGTGATCGTTCCATAG